The Raphanus sativus cultivar WK10039 chromosome 2, ASM80110v3, whole genome shotgun sequence DNA segment TTCAAGTGATTCAGAATCAAAGGTGGGAGGGATACGAATGTCGAAACCAGCTTCAGCCTCAGAAGGTTGCAGATTCATCACGAAACCCTTTGGGAGTGATAgaatattagaataataaaGAGTCAGAGATGAATGGATGCAGTCAATATATGTATCAAAGGGAAATGGAATGGTTACAGTTGGGGAGGGTGTGCCAGCCTTGAGGAAGGCCATGTTGACGGAGACGACATCGCCTTCAGCAGTGCCACCAGCTTTGAGAAGATCGAATTGGGAAGCTCTGAATCGACGAATACTCTCAATACTTTTGAGGAGATTCTCCATGGCAGAGTTGTCATAGAGCTTGGCACCGTGGCCAGGGGGTCCTTTAGCCTTAATCACAAGCCACCAGGGACTCCTCTCTCCATAGAATACTCTGTAACTCTTACTAGGCGATGGCAGacctgaaaatttaaaaaataaaaatgtcattttGCTGCataagatagtttttttttcttttttttttttggcataaGATACTAGTTAAcataaattttgaaagaaaaaaaaaaagagtgttaTAACTTTACCTTCGTCGAGCACGATACCGACGTTCAAGGTCTTGAAGAGGTGAGATTCGGTGAACTTCTCGGCTCCATCGTGGCCGCCGATCTCCTCATCGGGGACGAAGGAGAGATAGACGGATCGGATTGGGTGAAAGCCAGAAGCCTGGAGCTTGCGTATGGCCTCCAGATACTGCATCCCAACGCACTTCATGTCCTGAGAACCTCTCGCATATATGTCTCCCTCCTTGTCCATGTGAGCTTGGAGTGGGTGGTGGATCCACTTGGATTCCTCGAAGGGAACGACATCGGTGTGGGAGTTGAGTAGAAGGGCAGGTAGAGTTGGGTCGGAGCCAACCCACTTGAGGAGGATATGCGGCTTTCCCTTAACGAACTCAGTCGTCTGAGATTCGAGGGAGAGTGATTTGGCCTGAGTGTTTATAAAGTCAACGGCTTTGTAGTAATCTGGATTTGGATGAACCGTGTCGATTCGGAGATACTCCTGAAATCTCGACACGATCTCGTCACCCACTGCTGCAGAAAGGATGcatagatgaagaagaagaacaacgaGAGCAAGGAGAAGACGACGACTCATCGTTGACAACGTTGAAGGAAGATTCTTCTGCAACCCACTACCACTTGCAGCTTGCGAttggagagagatagagagcaATTTTTAATGGaacattaaattaaattaagacTCAGGCCACGTCAGTGTAGGACCATCACGGGCAGTTTTGTCTTGTGAATAAAAGCAAAGACAAGGgccaaagaaaagaaagaaacaaaagcaAAACTCTACAATTGATGATATGCTGCTATCCACTCACTGGCTGGGCTCGTGCCACACGACGACCCATGAGGAGCTGGATCCAATCATGTCAATGGTTTCACTTCTCTTGTTTGATAACTGGGCCGCCGAATTAGATGGGCTTAGCAAAACGTATTGgtccttttttattttctctataaGAAAAGAAATGGTCTGAAAGGGAACTATCAAAGTCAAAACATGTCAGAGCAATCTTTTGTCGCTATCATCCCCACAAGTCTTGAAAGGGGAGCCCTTATGATCAAAAAGCAACCCCTCAAAACCCTCTCAAACGCATCGCTTTTGTCTGCCACTTTGTGACTCTGAGTCTCCCAAATAAACCACACCACACTGGTTTTTCATGGATTCTGGGCTTCAGCATTTCTCATTGCCCTTCTTCATTCTTCTCTGCTGCCTCTTTCAAGCCACTGCCGAGGATGGTAGCTGGAAGATAGCCACCGCCACGCTCTCCAGAGACAAGGACGGCTCCTCCTCTGTCACCACtggttcttcttctctttctctctctcctatctatatttttttcttctttcctcTGGACTAACTAATTTGTGGTGATAGGAGGCGCTTGTGGGTATGGAGATCTGAGGCAGAGCAGCTATGGCGGGTACAGCGCAGGCCTGAGCGGGAAGCTGTTCAACAGGGGAAGCAGCTGCGGAGCTTGCCTGGAAGTGCGATGCGTGAACCACATAAGGTGGTGCCTTCAAGGCAGCCCCTCGGTGGTGGTCACAGCCACAGATTTCTGTCCTCCCAATTCAGGCCTTTCATCCGATTACGGAGGTTGGTGCAACTTCCCAAAGGAGCATTTGGAACTATCTCATGCGGCCTTCACAGGGATTGCAGAAACCAGAGCCGAGATAATACCTGTGCAGTATAGGAGAGTCAAGTGTGGGCGGAGAGGCGGGTTGAGATTCAGCTTGAACGGGAGCTCCCACTTCTTTCAGGTCTTGATAAGCAATGTAGGACTCGATGGGGAAGTGGTGGGAGTGAAAGTGAAGGGGCATACAACGGCTTGGATTCCTATGGCCCGAAACTGGGGTCAGAACTGGCACTCCTCGCTCGATCTCATCGGACAGTCTCTCTCTTTCGAAGTTACTCTCATCGGCGGCAAAACCATTGCCTCTTACGACGTGGCTCCCCCTTATTGGCGCTTTGGAATGACCTACCAAGGAAAGCAGTTCCTTT contains these protein-coding regions:
- the LOC130508417 gene encoding uncharacterized protein LOC130508417, whose protein sequence is MSRRLLLALVVLLLHLCILSAAVGDEIVSRFQEYLRIDTVHPNPDYYKAVDFINTQAKSLSLESQTTEFVKGKPHILLKWVGSDPTLPALLLNSHTDVVPFEESKWIHHPLQAHMDKEGDIYARGSQDMKCVGMQYLEAIRKLQASGFHPIRSVYLSFVPDEEIGGHDGAEKFTESHLFKTLNVGIVLDEGLPSPSKSYRVFYGERSPWWLVIKAKGPPGHGAKLYDNSAMENLLKSIESIRRFRASQFDLLKAGGTAEGDVVSVNMAFLKAGTPSPTGFVMNLQPSEAEAGFDIRIPPTFDSESLERRLVEEWAPAARNMSFEFKQKHSGEPLLTAADDSNPWWRLLENAVKEAGGKTSKPEIFPASTDARYFRMAGVPAFGFSPISNTPSLLHDHNEYLGRAEYLKGIDVYVSIIKAYASYESKSGSRDEL
- the LOC108842806 gene encoding expansin-A20; the protein is MDSGLQHFSLPFFILLCCLFQATAEDGSWKIATATLSRDKDGSSSVTTGGACGYGDLRQSSYGGYSAGLSGKLFNRGSSCGACLEVRCVNHIRWCLQGSPSVVVTATDFCPPNSGLSSDYGGWCNFPKEHLELSHAAFTGIAETRAEIIPVQYRRVKCGRRGGLRFSLNGSSHFFQVLISNVGLDGEVVGVKVKGHTTAWIPMARNWGQNWHSSLDLIGQSLSFEVTLIGGKTIASYDVAPPYWRFGMTYQGKQFLS